The window GGGCTCGAGCCCCTCGATTCCGCTCTGCCGGGCGACGAAAGGGGTCTCGGCCTTCGGGCGGTTCCGGTCGCCTCCCCCCGCACGCCGGTTCTTGTCCGAGAGCGGCGCGTCGGCGCGCGCCTCCCGCCGGGCGGGCCCCGGAGCCTCCGTGAAGAACCGGATCGGGATCTGCCGCGCCATCTCGGCCTTCCTCCGGGCGATGTCGGCGCGCTCGGCGCGGAGCTCGACGGCCCGCTGCTGCCGCTGGTCGAGGAGGAAGAGGATGATCAGGACGGCGTGGACGAGGAGTGAGAGGAGGATCGCTCGCTCGAGCCAGCGCCGCTGCGGGCGCTCGATCCGCTCGACGAGCTCCTCGAGGTCCGGCGCATAGTCGAGGTCGGGCTTCCGGCGGAGCGGCCCGGCCTCGAGCTCTTCTTCCTTGACGCCGAACACTCAACCCTCTAACAGGAAAAGCCTCGTTTTCGTTTCCGGATTCGCGGGCCGCGGAATATTTGCGCGGCTCCGGCCTTTCTGCTATAAATGCCGGGCGCTTTTGGAGAAGCGGGCTTTTGCCCGCTTTTTTGTTCGGCGGCGGTTAGGATAATGCGGAGCACGGGGATACTGGACGAAAAAGTGACGCAGGAGATCGGGCAGATCGCCGAGGAGAACGGGTGTCGGCTGCTCGCGGTCGAGACCGCGGGCGCGGGGCGGCATCTCGTGCTCCGGCTCGTCCTGGACAAGGAGGAGGGGGTCACTCTCGAGGACTGCGAGCGCGTCTCCCGCGACGTCTCTCCGCTGCTCGACGCCGAGGCCCCCGTCGGCCACCGGTACCACCTCGAGGTGAGCTCCCCCGGGCTGGACCGGAAGCTCTATTCCCCCGAGGACGCCCGGCGCTTCGTCGGCCGGCGGGTGAAGGTGCAGACGGTCCTTCCCGTCGAAGGATCGCGCAATTTCCGCGGAACGCTCGAATCCGTCGACGGAGACCGGCTCCGGATCGTGGACGAGGATTCGCGAAAAACCTATAATTTGAGTTTTGGCGAGGTCAAGGTCGCACGGCTCGAACCCGAGTGGCCGGCCGCGACCGGGAAAAGAAGCTCATGATGACGAACGATCTGGCAGCGGTGATTCGACAGGTCTCCCGGGAGA of the Thermoanaerobaculia bacterium genome contains:
- the rimP gene encoding ribosome maturation factor RimP, which codes for MTQEIGQIAEENGCRLLAVETAGAGRHLVLRLVLDKEEGVTLEDCERVSRDVSPLLDAEAPVGHRYHLEVSSPGLDRKLYSPEDARRFVGRRVKVQTVLPVEGSRNFRGTLESVDGDRLRIVDEDSRKTYNLSFGEVKVARLEPEWPAATGKRSS